A section of the Ochotona princeps isolate mOchPri1 chromosome 19, mOchPri1.hap1, whole genome shotgun sequence genome encodes:
- the CLK4 gene encoding dual specificity protein kinase CLK4 isoform X1: MRHSKRTHCPDWDSRESWGHESYHGSHKRKRRSHSSTQENRRCKPHHQFKESDCHYLEARSLNERDYRDRRYIDEYRNEYCEGYVPRHYHRDAGSSYRIHCSKSSVRSRRSSLKRKHNRHCASQQSHSKSHRRKRSRSIEDDEEGHLICQSGDVLRARYEIVDTLGEGAFGKVVECIDHGMDGMHVAVKIVKNVGRYREAARSEIQVLEHLNSTDPNSVFRCVQMLEWFDHHGHVCIVFELLGLSTYDFIKENSFLPFQIDHIRQMAYQICQSINFLHHNKLTHTDLKPENILFVKSDYVVKYNSKMKRDERTLKNTDIKVVDFGSATYDDEHHSTLVSTRHYRAPEVILALGWSQPCDVWSIGCILIEYYLGFTVFQTHDSKEHLAMMERILGPIPAHMIQKTRKRKYFHHNQLDWDEHSSAGRYVRRRCKPLKEFMLCHDEEHEKLFDLVRRMLEYDPTKRITLDEALQHPFFDLLKKQ, encoded by the exons ATGCGGCACTCCAAACGAACTCACTGCCCTGATTGGGACAGCAGAGAAAGCTGGGGACACGAAAGCTACCATGGAAGTCACAAACGGAAGAGGAGATCTCACAGTAGCACACAGGAAAATAGGCGTTGTAAACCACATCATCAATTTAAAGAATCTGATTG TCATTATTTAGAAGCAAGGTCCTTGAATGAGAGAGATTATCGGGACCGGAGATACATTGATGAGTACAGAAATGAGTACTGCGAAGGCTATGTTCCTAGGCATTATCACAGAGATGCTGGGAGCAGTTACCGCATTCACTGCAGTAAATCTTCAGTCCGAAGCAGGAGAAGCAGTCTCAAAAGGAAGCATAATAGACACTGTGCCAGTCAGCAGTCGCATTCG AAGAGCCACCGAAGGAAAAGATCCAGGAGTATAGAGGATGATGAGGAGGGTCACCTGATCTGTCAAAGTGGAGACGTTCTGAGAGCAAGAT ATGAAATCGTGGACACGTTGGGTGAAGGGGCCTTTGGCAAAGTCGTGGAGTGCATTGATCATGGCAT ggatGGTATGCATGTAGCTGTGAAAATTGTAAAAAATGTAGGTCGTTACCGTGAAGCTGCTCGGTCAGAAATCCAAGTATTGGAGCATTTAAATAGTACTGATCCCAATAGTGTATT CCGATGTGTCCAGATGCTAGAATGGTTTGATCATCATGGCCATGTGTGTATTGTGTTTGAACTGCTGGGCCTCAGTACCTACGATTTCATTAAAGAAAACAGCTTTCTGCCATTTCAGATAGACCACATCAGGCAGATGGCCTATCAGATCTGCCAGTCAATCAATT TTTTGCATCATAATAAATTGACTCATACAGATCTGAagcctgaaaatattttatttgtgaagtCTGACTATGTAGTCAAATACAATTCTAAAATG AAACGCGATGAACGCACACTGAAAAACACAGATATCAAAGTTGTTGACTTTGGAAGTGCAACATATGATGATGAACATCACAGTACCTTGGTATCCACACGGCATTACAGAGCTCCAGAGGTCATTTTGG CTCTAGGTTGGTCTCAGCCTTGTGATGTGTGGAGCATCGGTTGCATTCTTATTGAATATTACCTTGGATTCACAGTCTTTCAG ACTCACGATAGTAAAGAGCATTTGGCGATGATGGAACGGATATTAGGACCCATCCCAGCCCACATGATTCAGAAAACAAG AAAACGCAAGTATTTTCACCATAACCAGCTAGATTGGGATGAACACAGTTCTGCTGGTAGATATGTCAGGAGACGCTGCAAACCGttaaag GAGTTTATGCTTTGCCATGATGAAGAACATGAGAAACTGTTTGACCTGGTTCGAAGAATGTTGGAGTATGATCCAACCAAAAGAATTACCTTGGATGAAGCGTTGCAGCACCCTTTCTTTGACTTATTAAAAAAGCAATGA
- the CLK4 gene encoding dual specificity protein kinase CLK4 isoform X3: MDGMHVAVKIVKNVGRYREAARSEIQVLEHLNSTDPNSVFRCVQMLEWFDHHGHVCIVFELLGLSTYDFIKENSFLPFQIDHIRQMAYQICQSINFLHHNKLTHTDLKPENILFVKSDYVVKYNSKMKRDERTLKNTDIKVVDFGSATYDDEHHSTLVSTRHYRAPEVILALGWSQPCDVWSIGCILIEYYLGFTVFQTHDSKEHLAMMERILGPIPAHMIQKTRKRKYFHHNQLDWDEHSSAGRYVRRRCKPLKEFMLCHDEEHEKLFDLVRRMLEYDPTKRITLDEALQHPFFDLLKKQ; this comes from the exons AT ggatGGTATGCATGTAGCTGTGAAAATTGTAAAAAATGTAGGTCGTTACCGTGAAGCTGCTCGGTCAGAAATCCAAGTATTGGAGCATTTAAATAGTACTGATCCCAATAGTGTATT CCGATGTGTCCAGATGCTAGAATGGTTTGATCATCATGGCCATGTGTGTATTGTGTTTGAACTGCTGGGCCTCAGTACCTACGATTTCATTAAAGAAAACAGCTTTCTGCCATTTCAGATAGACCACATCAGGCAGATGGCCTATCAGATCTGCCAGTCAATCAATT TTTTGCATCATAATAAATTGACTCATACAGATCTGAagcctgaaaatattttatttgtgaagtCTGACTATGTAGTCAAATACAATTCTAAAATG AAACGCGATGAACGCACACTGAAAAACACAGATATCAAAGTTGTTGACTTTGGAAGTGCAACATATGATGATGAACATCACAGTACCTTGGTATCCACACGGCATTACAGAGCTCCAGAGGTCATTTTGG CTCTAGGTTGGTCTCAGCCTTGTGATGTGTGGAGCATCGGTTGCATTCTTATTGAATATTACCTTGGATTCACAGTCTTTCAG ACTCACGATAGTAAAGAGCATTTGGCGATGATGGAACGGATATTAGGACCCATCCCAGCCCACATGATTCAGAAAACAAG AAAACGCAAGTATTTTCACCATAACCAGCTAGATTGGGATGAACACAGTTCTGCTGGTAGATATGTCAGGAGACGCTGCAAACCGttaaag GAGTTTATGCTTTGCCATGATGAAGAACATGAGAAACTGTTTGACCTGGTTCGAAGAATGTTGGAGTATGATCCAACCAAAAGAATTACCTTGGATGAAGCGTTGCAGCACCCTTTCTTTGACTTATTAAAAAAGCAATGA
- the CLK4 gene encoding dual specificity protein kinase CLK4 isoform X2: MCIPLEASRSVEEDTHPSHYLEARSLNERDYRDRRYIDEYRNEYCEGYVPRHYHRDAGSSYRIHCSKSSVRSRRSSLKRKHNRHCASQQSHSKSHRRKRSRSIEDDEEGHLICQSGDVLRARYEIVDTLGEGAFGKVVECIDHGMDGMHVAVKIVKNVGRYREAARSEIQVLEHLNSTDPNSVFRCVQMLEWFDHHGHVCIVFELLGLSTYDFIKENSFLPFQIDHIRQMAYQICQSINFLHHNKLTHTDLKPENILFVKSDYVVKYNSKMKRDERTLKNTDIKVVDFGSATYDDEHHSTLVSTRHYRAPEVILALGWSQPCDVWSIGCILIEYYLGFTVFQTHDSKEHLAMMERILGPIPAHMIQKTRKRKYFHHNQLDWDEHSSAGRYVRRRCKPLKEFMLCHDEEHEKLFDLVRRMLEYDPTKRITLDEALQHPFFDLLKKQ, from the exons ATGTGCATACCTCTTGAAGCTTCGCGCTCTGTTGAAGAGGACACTCATCCCAG TCATTATTTAGAAGCAAGGTCCTTGAATGAGAGAGATTATCGGGACCGGAGATACATTGATGAGTACAGAAATGAGTACTGCGAAGGCTATGTTCCTAGGCATTATCACAGAGATGCTGGGAGCAGTTACCGCATTCACTGCAGTAAATCTTCAGTCCGAAGCAGGAGAAGCAGTCTCAAAAGGAAGCATAATAGACACTGTGCCAGTCAGCAGTCGCATTCG AAGAGCCACCGAAGGAAAAGATCCAGGAGTATAGAGGATGATGAGGAGGGTCACCTGATCTGTCAAAGTGGAGACGTTCTGAGAGCAAGAT ATGAAATCGTGGACACGTTGGGTGAAGGGGCCTTTGGCAAAGTCGTGGAGTGCATTGATCATGGCAT ggatGGTATGCATGTAGCTGTGAAAATTGTAAAAAATGTAGGTCGTTACCGTGAAGCTGCTCGGTCAGAAATCCAAGTATTGGAGCATTTAAATAGTACTGATCCCAATAGTGTATT CCGATGTGTCCAGATGCTAGAATGGTTTGATCATCATGGCCATGTGTGTATTGTGTTTGAACTGCTGGGCCTCAGTACCTACGATTTCATTAAAGAAAACAGCTTTCTGCCATTTCAGATAGACCACATCAGGCAGATGGCCTATCAGATCTGCCAGTCAATCAATT TTTTGCATCATAATAAATTGACTCATACAGATCTGAagcctgaaaatattttatttgtgaagtCTGACTATGTAGTCAAATACAATTCTAAAATG AAACGCGATGAACGCACACTGAAAAACACAGATATCAAAGTTGTTGACTTTGGAAGTGCAACATATGATGATGAACATCACAGTACCTTGGTATCCACACGGCATTACAGAGCTCCAGAGGTCATTTTGG CTCTAGGTTGGTCTCAGCCTTGTGATGTGTGGAGCATCGGTTGCATTCTTATTGAATATTACCTTGGATTCACAGTCTTTCAG ACTCACGATAGTAAAGAGCATTTGGCGATGATGGAACGGATATTAGGACCCATCCCAGCCCACATGATTCAGAAAACAAG AAAACGCAAGTATTTTCACCATAACCAGCTAGATTGGGATGAACACAGTTCTGCTGGTAGATATGTCAGGAGACGCTGCAAACCGttaaag GAGTTTATGCTTTGCCATGATGAAGAACATGAGAAACTGTTTGACCTGGTTCGAAGAATGTTGGAGTATGATCCAACCAAAAGAATTACCTTGGATGAAGCGTTGCAGCACCCTTTCTTTGACTTATTAAAAAAGCAATGA